In a single window of the Streptomyces sp. NBC_00353 genome:
- a CDS encoding HAD family hydrolase: MAAVPSPAPFLRSVRAVVFDTDGVITDSARSHAAAWKKAFDACLSEREGQRPFDPVADYLRHVDGRSRRDGAAAFLASRGLDLPAGSPDDPPGTATVWAVAARKDELFTETLRTHQVDVWPGTVRLLQALRSEGVPCAAVSASRHATELLSRAGLIGQFGAVVDGNEVRRLGLAGKPDPALFVEAARRLHVPVPETAVVEDSLAGVEAGRRGGFGLVVGVDRTGSDGGAADLRRRGADIVVSDPGELLSDVDD, from the coding sequence ATGGCCGCCGTACCGTCTCCGGCACCGTTCCTGCGCTCTGTGCGGGCCGTGGTCTTCGACACCGACGGAGTGATCACCGACTCCGCCCGGAGTCATGCCGCGGCCTGGAAGAAGGCATTTGACGCCTGTCTGTCGGAGCGGGAGGGGCAGCGGCCCTTCGATCCGGTCGCGGACTATCTCCGCCACGTCGACGGCCGTTCACGGCGGGACGGTGCGGCGGCCTTCCTCGCGTCGAGAGGGCTGGACCTTCCCGCGGGCAGCCCGGACGACCCACCGGGCACCGCGACGGTATGGGCGGTCGCCGCACGCAAGGACGAGCTGTTCACGGAAACGCTGCGCACGCACCAGGTCGATGTCTGGCCCGGCACGGTTCGCCTCCTTCAGGCGCTGCGAAGCGAAGGGGTGCCCTGCGCCGCCGTGTCCGCTTCCCGCCACGCGACGGAACTGCTGTCGCGGGCCGGACTCATCGGGCAGTTCGGGGCCGTGGTCGACGGGAATGAGGTACGGCGGCTGGGGCTCGCGGGAAAGCCGGATCCCGCGCTCTTCGTGGAGGCGGCACGGCGCCTCCACGTCCCGGTTCCGGAAACCGCTGTGGTGGAGGACTCCCTGGCCGGTGTCGAGGCCGGCCGCCGCGGCGGATTCGGGCTTGTCGTCGGCGTGGACCGGACAGGCAGTGACGGCGGCGCCGCGGACCTGCGACGCCGCGGCGCCGACATCGTGGTGTCCGATCCCGGTGAACTGCTGAGCGACGTGGACGACTGA